A segment of the Patescibacteria group bacterium genome:
GGCCGCCAGGTCATAATAAATTTCCGCTTGCTGGTCCGACTCTTCGTTGCCCAAAAGTTTCAAAACATGGACAAAAGCCTGTTTCCCTTCTTCGTATTTTTTATTGGCCGCGTAAAGATTGCCCAAGACGATGAAAGCTTCCGCGGACCTGGGTTCCAATTCGATTATCTTGATCAAATTAGCCTCTTTATCGGCAAAATTTTCCCGGTCATCCAGAGCGGAATTTTTGGCGAGCAGCCCATCGATCATCGTCTGTTTGTCTTCGGGAGGAAGAGCGGACGGACGGCTGTAATTCTTTTTGGCCTCCTGCAATTTACGCTGGATGAATTTGAATAGCGCGCCGATCCCGCCGCCGAGAAAGCTAAAAAACTTACCCAGACGAACCTTCCATTTGGCCATGCTTTTTTGCATCCGGCCGGTAATAATCTGCTCTTTGAAACGCGCTTCCTTTTCCGCCGGCATATTTTCCACGTCAATATTGGCCAGGGCCGGAAATTTCCGCACGATGACGACAATAATAATGAAGAGACTGAGGCAAATTAGAATTAGAGGGATGATATTATACATGAAATCATAGAGCATGGAACATAGAGCATGGAACAGGCATTTAAAATTTGTTCTTTGCTCTTTGTTCTTTGCTCTGCAGGTAAAAATTCCATCTATTAAATTACTGGATAACAATTTTCAACCTAAATCCCCCGGCAAATCTTGTAAAATTCTTCCGCATCCAAACTGGCGCCGCCCACCAAAAGTCCGTCCATATTTTCCAAATTACTGAATGATTTGACATTCTTGCCGGTAACACTGCCGCCATAGACGATCTGGAAACCTTTTTCCACCGCCTGCATCCCGAACATATCATCCAGGGCCAAACGGATGATCTTGTGGGCATAGGTGGCCTCGGAAGGCTCAATGGCCGTGCCTGAACCGATCGCCCAAACCGGTTCATAAGCGACAATGATCCGCTGGCTGGCCGAAATATCGATCCCGCCCAAAGCCTGCTGCAATTGATTCAAGAGCACGAAATCGCGCCGGTCGGTTTTGCGGTCTTCGTTTTCTTCGCCGATGCAAACCACCGGCACCAGCTTTTCGGTATTCAAAACCTCGCGGACCTTCTGGTGGATC
Coding sequences within it:
- the tpiA gene encoding triose-phosphate isomerase, encoding MSKQEKKAGKIIIGNWKMKKGLAESVALAKEMVEKFQDFKEDGKEVVVCPTLVALTEVDKVIKKSNLKLGAQNVFWEDRGSYTGEVSPQMLIETGCQYVVIGHSERRKYLLENYAMIHQKVREVLNTEKLVPVVCIGEENEDRKTDRRDFVLLNQLQQALGGIDISASQRIIVAYEPVWAIGSGTAIEPSEATYAHKIIRLALDDMFGMQAVEKGFQIVYGGSVTGKNVKSFSNLENMDGLLVGGASLDAEEFYKICRGI